ATTACGAATCAACGTCTTGATTCATCAAGATTTATGAAGGCTATTGGTGATTTGGAGGATGAATTAAAAACTGAATTTCCTTATTATCTACGATTAGTTATTCCATATGATGCTATTAAGAAAGGTCAGAATTGGAAAAAAATAAAAAATACAATGAGAAATTGGCTTTTAGAAAAGACTCCCGGATTACAGTATGGCAGAGAATATAATCGAATAGATATAAAAGAACTACCCTTTATATTTTGGATAAAAAAAGATAAAAACAGACACCATGGTTTATTTATTTGCAGGAATGTTCCTGAAGATAAGTCATTATCTAAAAGAATAAAAAAACTTTTAGATAGGAAAGTAGACAAACTTTTAAAATATAACTCTGATGGCTATACAACTATCTTGCTTATTGAATCTGATGATATTGCATTGATGAACGAAAATATATTAATAGCTTCAATTTGTGAATCTTATCATGGCAAGTTACCAGATAATGTTGATCAAATTTGGTATGCTGATACAACTATTAAAGATAAATTGCTTTTTATAGACTTGACAGAAACCATAACTAACGATTGTGCGATGTATATAAATAATAAGGAATTTTGTTAAACGGGAAAATAAAATCATATTAGTTTGTATTGTACTATTGTAAAGGGAGTATTTATCTGATGGAGGAACAGGCCAATCTATTTCAGGAACAGGAAGATAGGGAGATGCATACAAATTTGGCTCAATTATTCAGACAAAGCTTTGCATTGCAATCATCCAAAGAATATTTTGATATGCTGAATTTTATCAGCCGGTTTAAAAATTATTCTGCTTATAATAATATGTTGGTTTACATGCAGAATCCCAATGTAACTTTTTATGCAACAGCTAGAGATTGGTATAGGAAGTTTGGTCGCACCATAAAACGTTATGCACGCCCGATGGTTATTCTCGCACCAATGAGTTACATCATTTATTTCTGCTCATATTTTGCAGGATGCAGGGCTTGGAGGTTTACCTGTCCCACTATATAATCATTTGAGAAATCTCGATAAACGATGGGCAACTCGAGAAAATTTAGAAAAAGCTTATGAAAAATGGAAAGAGTATAAAGATGAAGTATCCAGCTGGAAAGAACATTTACCTTGGCCTGCTGATTTTACATTGTAAATTATTAATATTCCTTTTTATTTCTGATACGCTCAATTTATTTAATTCTTCAATCAAGAATTATACTTTGTTATATTTTATAAAATCCTTAAAAAATCCTTTAAAATATGGGCTATTTTTAAAAGAATTTATGGGGATTTTTAGCTTTCCATCTTCAGTGAGAAAAAAATGTGTCAATTCAAGCGTGTCAGTATGACTTGAAACAAAAAAGATCCAAAAAGAGCCGCCCATAAAAAAACGATATAAACGATGTCCTTCAAATTTTATGGAATCCGGTGGTAAAATCAAATCATCGAGAATTTCTTTTTTAGTAATTCTTAAAATAGCATATAGTAAGCAAGGATATTCAAGCCATCCACCTGGATTCTCTTCGATTAACATTTTCCTTATTTTTTCTTCATGGGGTCCTAAACTAATATTACTATAAAAAGTATTTGAAGAAATTGAAGCTCTCCATAAGATTGAAAGTTGAAATAATTTAAAATCTTTATAGTTTATATTTTCGATTGTCATAGGATTTCCTGGATTAACCAGTATTTCAGTCCCACCAAAAAAAACTTTTCTGACATGGTTTTCATATATACTCATCTGGTCTTCGCAATTTTTACACAGCAAATATTCTCTGATTCCCTTTTGTTCATATCGCTGTCTCTGGTTCTCACTCAACGGTACAACATTTATCCTGTGTTTTTCATCATATAGTGGTTTAAAAAAAAATTCCGGTATAATATGGGAATTGCATAGTTTTGTTTCTTTTTTACATAATTTACATTGCATAAAGGGGACCGTGTTGCGCGTTATTATTGGAGGTTAATATGATAAATTACTTTATTTTTTAGACGACGGGAAACACAGTCTCGCGTTCAAAGGCGCCCGCACATACAATTGGGGTGCGAGGTTGTGAATTTGTTGAAGCTGAAATCACACATACCATCCCGCCTGTTAACTCGTGTAAAACGCTGCCCCGTTATGTACCTGGAGCCCCGATTGTTAAAACATACTAAATCCATAAATGGCATGCAAGCGATATTTACATTGTTCAGGCATCAGCCGGCTTGCCGGCGCACACCGACGCATAGTCTAAATCCGCTGATCTAATTTGATTGATGTACTGCTGAATGACAGGGCGTGATACGTTTAACGGTCTTGAAATAGCGCGTTCACTAAGGTTTGCGCTTTCATAAATACGAATGATTTCCCGAATTTTTCTCATAGATATTCTCCTCATTGGCATATTTTTTCCTCCATTTGATGTTTCGAATAGAGGAAAATAAGAATTATGTTGAAATGTTTGGGAAATCTTTAAAATTAAAGTGGCAGGTTTCGATCGGAATGGGTGGCAGGTTTCAGCCGGAATGACCGGCAGTTTTCAGCGGAACAGTACGTACCGGGGTACGTACTGTTTCCAATCCGGATGGTTTATCAACTCTGCTTCAAATTCAGGAAATTCTCAAAGGCGTTTTCCACTGTTTGCATCGGCGGTGTATTTTTATTTTCTTCTTCAATGATAAACCATTCCGTGCCGCCCTCTGTCCGGCAGAATTCAATAACTTGCTGCCAGGGCACATCACCTTCTCCTACGATGGCGTTTTCGTTTTCTGCTGAATAGCCTTTACAATGCAGGGTTGTTGCGCGTCCCGGATATTTTTTCAGCGCTTCCATCACATTGGCGCCGCCGGCCATACCGTTTCCGGTATCCAGCTGCAGGATGACATTTTCTGTGGTATTGTCTGCAAACACGTACCAGGGTATTTCACCGTCCAGTTCCTGGAATTCGTTTTTATGATTATGATAGCCAATGCGCAAATCAAATTGTTTGATAATTTCGGCAATTTTATTAAAGGTATCCGCCAGCTCTTTCCAGTCATCAATTGTCTGGCGTTGTTCTTCGGGGATTGAGGGGACGATCATGTTTTTGCAGCCGATGGTCAAACAATATTCAGCAGTGGCTTCCAGCTGCGCGCCGGTTACTTTGTTAAAATCGAGATGCGATCCGCAGCATTTTAACCCGTTGTCATCTAAAAATTTACGCATTTCTGTGGCCTGGTAACCAAAATAGCCGGCAAATTCAACGCCCTGGTAACCAATCTGCGCAACCTGTTTCAAGGTGCCCGGAAGGTCCTCTTCGACCTGTTCGCGCACGGAATACAGTTGTAATCCGATAGGAATGCCCTTGATTTCAGGGGTTTGATCACAGGCAGAAATGCCCAAAGCCGCGGCAGCTGAAACGGCGCCTGTTGTTTTCATAAAATTCCGTCTTGATAAATTCATTGTACAACCTCCGTTGATTTGTAATTTGCTGTTCAATTATTATAACAAAAAATGAACGTCTTTGCAATCCAAAAGTCTAAAGATTTGATGGGGTTCCCGGTTTTACGAGCGGGTATTTATCAAAAATCAGGCGTTTGTATTTCTGTTGATTTGTCCTCTCTGACTCGGTACTCGGCAGATTTTGGTGCAAAAGTCGATTTTCCGGTTCAGGATCACATAAATCACAGGCGAAAGCCAGACCTTGATCTGGTCCGTCTGGTGATCCTTTTGTTGTTTGAAATGATTTACAGCACAAACGTCAATTCACTTTGCGGCGTGCGGCAGTCCATGTCCTGGCCGCGATTGCGGTGATCGGCGATTTCGGCGGCCACACCGATGGCTCGGCCGATTAGAAAGAGAATGAATACCAGGTCCTGCGCCTGGTGCATGCTGATCCGTCTTGATTTAAGATCATGCCAGATGAGTTTAAGCGTGATCACGGCGAGTACCGCATCTACATTGACACAAAATACATTGTTGGTGACGCCTTCATTGTGCAGTTCCTTGACCAGCTCGTGATAAAAGTCGAGGAAAATGTTGCGGATGCCCATTTTCTCGATTTGTTTTCTGATATAATCCTCGCGTGGATCAATATTTACCTGATTGCCTTTGAACACCGGGTGATTGATGCAGGGAATGCGTTTATAATTCAGGTGTCCCATCTCTTTTTGTTCTATTTTATAGGAACGGTAGGCCTTGGCTGCTTTATTGGCCAGCGCTGTCAGGTTAATGCCAGAATTCAAATCCCCCGGATCGCCGAGCCCCGCTTTTTTGAACTGCTGCATGAGATAATCCACGGCTTCAAATCCGTTGCCGCCGTGCGCCAGACCCGTGTTGCAGAGAAATCCGGTGAACGCCAGTGAGATGTGGTTGCGGGCGCTGACTGATTCTTTGGCGCCTTTGGCGGAAAGGGTGCCGGGACCGTTGGTAATGGTCAGACCGAGCAGCATCTTGAGTTCCGTCAATTCAGTTTCCGTGGGCTTGCGGTTCAGCAGAATTTTAAACACATTTTCTGTGAATGAAGTGGTGGGATGGAATTCTTTTGCAAGCGCCAGCTTTTTCCACATTTTATTTTTTTCAGGATCAATGACGCTGAACGCGACAAGACGTGCAACAATGAAAAAATAAACCACTGCATCTTCCACATCCCGGCGGCTGATGCGTTTGCCCAGCATTGGATTCCAGAACAGACAGGTCAGGATGGAGGCCATAAGAAAAGCGTCGCGGTCTTTGATAAATTTTTTCTCAGAAGCAGCGATGGTCAGCACTTGCCGGCAGAAAAGCAGGGGAGGCCGTTTTTTGTCAGAATGCCCGACCTCTTTTAAAAGATGATCGGTGAAATTGCCGGGCGCTTCCTCTTGCGCCGTAAGCAGTTCACGGATGATTTTTTTGCGCAGTGGTTCGGGCATCTCCGAGGCCCATCCGAATTCACGCAAGGTGTCTATAATCCAGATCACTTTTTCGCGGACGGCTTTGAGAAGCGGGGCGTCTCCCAGCATGGCGATCTGCGAGCCAAGATAAGCGTTCGGCGTGCAGCCGCGTGCCTTGGCGATATTGATTTGTCCGATTTCACCATCGTCCAGTTTGAGAAAAGCGTTCAGCAGAAAATTTACCTTTCTGATATCTCTGGACGCCGGCTGCACCTTGGCCAGTGCAAAAAACAGATTGTCCTCAACCGTGCGGGTGGACAAATCAAGTACGGGCGTCCCGTGCAGCTCTGCCACCAATGTTTTGGGATTGATGCGTGAAGCCGCTGATTTGTTGCGCATATTTTGCGTCAGACAGGTGGCGCCGACCTGTTTTGTGATTTCCTCAATCTGTTCTCCATAGGGGGACATGGCGCGTGTGACCGGCATATCCAGATTCGGCGGAAGTTTGAGCAGGTTGTCACTGACCCACAGCTTTAAGGAAAGATCGCCGGTCGATTTGAAATCCAGAGGTTCATCTATTTTTTTATAGACTGCTTTCATGGCATCGGGAAAATGCTGAATGGATGAAATGCGCACTCCTTTTTTGCCCACCACCGGATTGTCGGGGTCAAATACATCGCAGTCAAAATATTCGTCAAACCAGCGCTCTTTGGATTCCGCATCGTCGCCGCCGCCGGCCATGGCACCCGCATGTCCGCAGGCGCGCAGAATGTATTTTTTCCAGCGGCCGGTCACACAAACCACGATCGGTTTGTTGAATCCAAATCGGCGTGATCTGATCCATTCGATTGCCTGTTTTTCATAATATCCGCCGGGTTCTACGTAGAGCGCCACGGCTTTGGTACGCGGATCATTCTGCGCGGCATAGAGGAATTCCGGCAGTGCAAAATGGATATAAACATCTTTACCCGAACTGACAGCTGTACTGATACCGAATCCGCCGGTTTTCAGATATTCTGATATGGTGGTGGTGAAATTTCCGGAATTGGAGTGCAGAGCAACCGAGCCTTTGACCAGCGACTCGTCGGGATGATCGCCTCCCAGGGCGCCGCCCACACGAACATGATCCCAGACATTCGCGACACCGAGACAGTTGGCGCCGACCACATCCACACCCGCTTCCTGGCAAATAAAACGGATATTGCGGGAGTCGCGGGTGGGTACTTTTTCCGTGATGATAATGATGCGCTTCAGGGCTTTATTATAGGTCACCAGTTCCCAGGCGGCCTGACTCACAGCGGCCGGGGGCAGATAAATCACCCCGATATCAAACGGGATCTGATTTTTCACCACATCAAGCACACTTCGGAATACGGGTATATTGCCCTTGTCGGTTTCCAGTCTGCCGAGACGGCCGTATTGAACACCGGCTACCACGTTGCCGCCGCTGTAAGTGTGTGAAACCGGCGTGACTTTGCGGCTTTCATTGCCGAGTATGTTGATCACACAGACGCGTGAATCCCGGGTTACCAGTTCTTCCAGTGAATAGATTCCGACATAATAGGGAAACGGTTTTGTCATTTGACTTTTCATGCGACCCCTGCCTTTCTGCGGAACGCCTCAATGCCGTCCGTGCGCCACCATTTGTCCACGCGCAATGCGTAATTCAGCACTTCGATCATGGAGGTATCATACCCGAACATTTTATAGGGAAGTTTCAATCGGTCCAGAATGTCCTTGGCGTAAAACATCCCCCGGATCAGGTTTGGGCCGCCGCGGCCGACGACCACGTACACGGGTTTGCGTCCGTGTTCGGCCATATGATCGCGCAGAGCATCGAACATGCCCTTGAATGTGACGAAGATATCCGTATTGTTGGCTTTGCCGCCGATGATCAGGATAGTGCTTGCCTTTTCCAGCCAGTGTTTGTAAACAATGCGACTGATTTTGTACATCTTGTCATAGGGCGGATTGCCGCCGAAATCGGATGAATAGATGGCTGCATCTCCCAGCGTTTCCGTGGCCGCACTGTTGGCGCCGCCGCCGAACATAAAGGGAATGATTGATCCGTCGGGGTTCAATTCCAGGACATCACTTTGTCCCTGATAAGTGCGCAGTTGATTGATCTCGGATTCGAACGGCGTTAATTCCGACTGCAGGATTGTATTGGGTAATTCCAGACGACGCCAGGCCGGATTGTCCTGGTCGAATGCTGCTTTGAAATCACAGGCCACCGGCAGCCAGCGGTTGCCCTGGCGTTTCAGGCGGATCGGATTGATCTCCAGCGTTGTCAGTCCGTAATTGTCATACAGCGCCCACAATTTGGGCAGATGTTGAACCAGAGGAGAAATATACTGCTCCGGACATCCGGTATCCACCAGGGCATTGGTAATGTCAAAGGATTTAATGCCGATAAACGGATCAATCCAGATTTCCTTTTTTTTATCAGGAGGAAGCTCCTCCACCTCCACACCGCCGTGCGGCGTGATGGTAAAAATGGGCTTTCGTTTTTGTGTGGATGTGGTGATACTGAAATAAACTTCAATCTCGGAGGGTACGTATTCTTCAAAGATAACCCCGTTTGCTCTGACGGTGCGGCCTCCCCATTGATGTGAGACAAAATAGAGGTCCTCTTTTGCCTTCATGGCGTCCGCCAGGTTGTCCACAAATCGGATCAGCCCCGCTTTGCCTTTTCTCCCGACACCGCCGAAAAAGATGGGCTTGACCACCAGTTTTCCCGAGGTGTCCAGCATCTTTTGGATCTCATCCATGACCACCCCGCTGCCGATGCATTTTACAACGGGAAATTCTACGAGTTTCAGCAGTTTGCTGCCGTAATACAAACCGGTGATTTGCATGGTTTCGTTACTCCATGAGTAAATGAACGCTTTATCGAGTTATGTATAAAGTATAATTGAAAGTCTGTTAATTTATTGTTGGAAAACAGCCTTGTCGCTATTGTCTTCTCAGACAGCGTTTCGCATGAGCAGATCAGATGAAGGATCATTCCTGAAGAATCGCGCAAGGGGATTTGCTCCAGTGAGCAGCAGCAAGCCGGGCCTGGCGGATGCGTGTTATTGAATGATAATTCCCAGGTATAAAGCGGCGTAAGACGGCAAGTGAACAAGGTGCTGCTGAATACTATCATGATGCCGGTGAATAACAGGGGTATGCAGTTGGCGTATGATGTGAACGTCGTCAGGAACAATGTATATTCAGCTGTGGAAAAATATGCAGTGGAACGAGGGAGTGGACCGGTTTGGGGGTGTGCTGAAGAATGAGCGGCTTTGTTATTCCGACGGGCAGGGTTCATGAGCAGATAACCCCAAAACCCTGTGAACAGGAATGCCGATACAATATTAACGAGATTAACAAAATCTGTCCAGATCATCAGAATCTCCATTGTACGGCAAGAGTATAGAAAGAATTGTTCTGATAGTCAAGGTAAAAATTGAAAATTAGGCAATTTCAGATGTTTTTTTTGAACTGTACATTGAATTCAGGAATTGCCCGCTTTGACGATTGAATCAACACCGATTTGGGTTAGTCTCAGTTAATTAGATACTTTTTAATTTATCGGATACTGCAAAACAGTATATACTGTTTTGCCAGAGTCCGATCGCTTCGCATAAACGGGACAAGCCTTTTTCTGCTACGGTTCATGAAACAGCATGTTTTGGGGAATGATCTCCCGGGACCGGGAAGAGCTTTGCCAGAACACCTCCAGCACCTCGTCCCCGGCGTGTTCGTAAAATTCCACGCGTATAGTGTGATATCCTTTTTCCAGGCCGATTTCTCCGGATTTCAGCAGCGGTGCGTGATCGCCGTCATTATTAACCACCTGTTGCCCGTCAATCCACAGTTTGGTGCCGTCATCCGAGTGGGTCGCAAATTTATAGATATCCGTGGCCGGAATGTTGATCAATCCCTCGTAAACAATTCCGAAATTATCCGGCTGCTGCTGCGGCGACAGATCGATTTGCGCGCTGACGCCCTGATCAACCGGTTCCAGCTCTGCAAACCGGGGCAGCATCTCCCATTCGCCATTGTACAGTTTGCAGCGGATTCCCGGCTGCCGGTTCTCTGTCTGCACGGACGGCAGTGGTCGTGTCTGCTCGTAGGTGACGGTTTTCAGTTTGCTGCTGCGCCCTTTTGCATCGATGCACACGGTTTTCAGTTGTACTCCATCCTGAAAAATAATAATCGGTTGCCGGTAGCGGGGCGAGTCAACCGAGGGTACACTGCCGTCCAGGGTGTAATAAACCGGGTCACCGGATTTGTGCGCCAGCTGGACCGTTTTCTTGTCGATAAACAGACTGCTCTGCGGTGATACCGCTACCGGCGGCGCCGGAAAGTTGAAATCCACTGCGCGCACCCGCACCGCAATATAGGGCTGGTTCGGCAGGTCCAGTGTAAAGGAATCGAAATACGGCTGTTTAACCGGTTTGATGTTCATATTCCAGGCATCGATAATGTCGACTTTGTATTCCAGATACGGCGGTACTTTGAAGGTATACGAATCCGGTGTATCGGTGCTGAAATACCAGAGATAATATCGGTCCTTTACTCCTGCATGCAGGCTGTCAATATAGCACAGTCCTTCGGCCGGAGTTTCATCGAATATCTGTTTGAAAAAGGCGATGCGGGCCGGACTCTGGCCGTGCAGCACACCGCCCTTGGACCACCACAGGATATCATCCGGATGCTTGTAGGTTTCACCATGTCCCATATAGCACCCGGCTGCCGCGGCTTTCCAGAACCGGTCAGTCATTTCTTGCGCAGTGATATTGCCCCAGCCCTGCGGGATATTTCCTTCATATCGTGATTCATCGTAAAGTATGGGTTTTTGATACAGCTGCTGCCAGTCCTGGATCCGGGAAAAATCCGAGCTCTGAATACTGCAGTGCGTCACCCAGGGTTTGCTGTGATCGTAAAATATACGGCCGTTGTGTATTCCGCGCAAATGATCGTAAGGATCGTTTTCCGTGATGATTTTGTAAAACCGGTCCCAATCAGCCATATCCTTGTCTGTCATAAAGTCGAATTCATTCGCCAGTGACCACCAGACATTGCGAAACGCCGATAACCGTGCCAGCGCGTATTTCAGGTAAAAATCATCCTGTTCGTCCGTCATGTTTGCAAAATCCCAGCGGTCATAGGGATGAAACAGGATGAGATCCGCCTGAATCCCCAGATTTTGCAGATCCAGAATCCGCTGTTCCAGATGCGCCCAAAAGGCCGGATCAAAGCGGGAATAGTCGTTTTTACCGCTTTGATCGCGGACAAATGCGTATGATCCGGGTTCGTTTTGATTGTATACATAGTCTTTGGGGAAAATGCACATACGGATTTTGTTGAATGCCGACTCTGAAAGAGTCTTAAGCGTTTGTTCCTGCAGCTGCTGTGTTTGATGAATCCATGCGTAGCAGGTTGTGCCGATTTGTTTGTAGGGTGTCCCGTCTGTATAGGCGAAATGAAAGGTATTGTGTACGCGCACCGGCCCATGATTGCCGTCTGATACCGGTATGCATACCATTTCTCCTGTTTTTCCATCCAGGGGTTCAACGGTGCTGCTGATATGCCAGCTCCAGGTGCCGGTCTTTTCCGGCATAAACCGGATTTTATAGACGCCGTCTCCGTCATAAAATCCGTGGACGGTGACGATTGATTCAGCATTACGGAAATCAGCAGAGAGTTGAACATCGGTGAACGGATTGCCGGAGCGGGGACCCTGGAGAGTGATCTCGTACAATCCCCAGCGCTCAACATGTTCGGCTGCAAAAAGGACGGTGGTTATGATTAATTGAATCCAAAAACTCTTAATCAGATGTTTCATGATCAATTTCCTTTTGATTGAAAGTAATTGTTCTGCCGCTGTTGCGATATCAGCAGCGGCCGGATTGTAATTCCCTGAATTTGATGTTCAGCGGATCAATATTGCAGCTTTGACGCTCAGGACCGGTGAGCTGCAGACCGTTTTAATCTACCATGGCGAAAAGATTCTCCGGCTGTCCGGAAACATTGATATCAAGCGGTTTGTCAGCAGCGTCTTTGCCGACGTTGACCTTTGTTTTGATCTGTTTATTCGTGATGATACAGATTCCATCCCAGATAGAAGTCGACTGCTTCCTGCACAATATCTGACGGGGTTCCGTGCAGCGATGCACTGTATCGGTACTTCCGGTCACGATCCGTGCTTTGCGAACGCTGGTGCTTGGGGCAATCGCCGGGATAAGCGATACTTTTTTCTTAAAACTCTCTGAAAAAAATTTGCGATTTTCAGGAATTTTCATAAATTTAGTCTC
The candidate division KSB1 bacterium DNA segment above includes these coding regions:
- a CDS encoding TIM barrel protein, whose product is MNLSRRNFMKTTGAVSAAAALGISACDQTPEIKGIPIGLQLYSVREQVEEDLPGTLKQVAQIGYQGVEFAGYFGYQATEMRKFLDDNGLKCCGSHLDFNKVTGAQLEATAEYCLTIGCKNMIVPSIPEEQRQTIDDWKELADTFNKIAEIIKQFDLRIGYHNHKNEFQELDGEIPWYVFADNTTENVILQLDTGNGMAGGANVMEALKKYPGRATTLHCKGYSAENENAIVGEGDVPWQQVIEFCRTEGGTEWFIIEEENKNTPPMQTVENAFENFLNLKQS
- a CDS encoding CoA-binding protein, whose protein sequence is MKSQMTKPFPYYVGIYSLEELVTRDSRVCVINILGNESRKVTPVSHTYSGGNVVAGVQYGRLGRLETDKGNIPVFRSVLDVVKNQIPFDIGVIYLPPAAVSQAAWELVTYNKALKRIIIITEKVPTRDSRNIRFICQEAGVDVVGANCLGVANVWDHVRVGGALGGDHPDESLVKGSVALHSNSGNFTTTISEYLKTGGFGISTAVSSGKDVYIHFALPEFLYAAQNDPRTKAVALYVEPGGYYEKQAIEWIRSRRFGFNKPIVVCVTGRWKKYILRACGHAGAMAGGGDDAESKERWFDEYFDCDVFDPDNPVVGKKGVRISSIQHFPDAMKAVYKKIDEPLDFKSTGDLSLKLWVSDNLLKLPPNLDMPVTRAMSPYGEQIEEITKQVGATCLTQNMRNKSAASRINPKTLVAELHGTPVLDLSTRTVEDNLFFALAKVQPASRDIRKVNFLLNAFLKLDDGEIGQINIAKARGCTPNAYLGSQIAMLGDAPLLKAVREKVIWIIDTLREFGWASEMPEPLRKKIIRELLTAQEEAPGNFTDHLLKEVGHSDKKRPPLLFCRQVLTIAASEKKFIKDRDAFLMASILTCLFWNPMLGKRISRRDVEDAVVYFFIVARLVAFSVIDPEKNKMWKKLALAKEFHPTTSFTENVFKILLNRKPTETELTELKMLLGLTITNGPGTLSAKGAKESVSARNHISLAFTGFLCNTGLAHGGNGFEAVDYLMQQFKKAGLGDPGDLNSGINLTALANKAAKAYRSYKIEQKEMGHLNYKRIPCINHPVFKGNQVNIDPREDYIRKQIEKMGIRNIFLDFYHELVKELHNEGVTNNVFCVNVDAVLAVITLKLIWHDLKSRRISMHQAQDLVFILFLIGRAIGVAAEIADHRNRGQDMDCRTPQSELTFVL
- a CDS encoding ATP citrate lyase citrate-binding domain-containing protein, with amino-acid sequence MQITGLYYGSKLLKLVEFPVVKCIGSGVVMDEIQKMLDTSGKLVVKPIFFGGVGRKGKAGLIRFVDNLADAMKAKEDLYFVSHQWGGRTVRANGVIFEEYVPSEIEVYFSITTSTQKRKPIFTITPHGGVEVEELPPDKKKEIWIDPFIGIKSFDITNALVDTGCPEQYISPLVQHLPKLWALYDNYGLTTLEINPIRLKRQGNRWLPVACDFKAAFDQDNPAWRRLELPNTILQSELTPFESEINQLRTYQGQSDVLELNPDGSIIPFMFGGGANSAATETLGDAAIYSSDFGGNPPYDKMYKISRIVYKHWLEKASTILIIGGKANNTDIFVTFKGMFDALRDHMAEHGRKPVYVVVGRGGPNLIRGMFYAKDILDRLKLPYKMFGYDTSMIEVLNYALRVDKWWRTDGIEAFRRKAGVA
- a CDS encoding DUF5060 domain-containing protein; this encodes MKHLIKSFWIQLIITTVLFAAEHVERWGLYEITLQGPRSGNPFTDVQLSADFRNAESIVTVHGFYDGDGVYKIRFMPEKTGTWSWHISSTVEPLDGKTGEMVCIPVSDGNHGPVRVHNTFHFAYTDGTPYKQIGTTCYAWIHQTQQLQEQTLKTLSESAFNKIRMCIFPKDYVYNQNEPGSYAFVRDQSGKNDYSRFDPAFWAHLEQRILDLQNLGIQADLILFHPYDRWDFANMTDEQDDFYLKYALARLSAFRNVWWSLANEFDFMTDKDMADWDRFYKIITENDPYDHLRGIHNGRIFYDHSKPWVTHCSIQSSDFSRIQDWQQLYQKPILYDESRYEGNIPQGWGNITAQEMTDRFWKAAAAGCYMGHGETYKHPDDILWWSKGGVLHGQSPARIAFFKQIFDETPAEGLCYIDSLHAGVKDRYYLWYFSTDTPDSYTFKVPPYLEYKVDIIDAWNMNIKPVKQPYFDSFTLDLPNQPYIAVRVRAVDFNFPAPPVAVSPQSSLFIDKKTVQLAHKSGDPVYYTLDGSVPSVDSPRYRQPIIIFQDGVQLKTVCIDAKGRSSKLKTVTYEQTRPLPSVQTENRQPGIRCKLYNGEWEMLPRFAELEPVDQGVSAQIDLSPQQQPDNFGIVYEGLINIPATDIYKFATHSDDGTKLWIDGQQVVNNDGDHAPLLKSGEIGLEKGYHTIRVEFYEHAGDEVLEVFWQSSSRSREIIPQNMLFHEP